Genomic DNA from Penaeus monodon isolate SGIC_2016 chromosome 4, NSTDA_Pmon_1, whole genome shotgun sequence:
CGGCCAATGCACCGCAGCAGGTAGTTTACTTTATTATGGAttgcacacaacacgcacacacgcacacgcacaacacacacacacacatctatctatctatctatatttcatctatttatttatccgtccgtctatacgtatatatatacatatacatatacacttacatcatatatatatatatatatatatgtatatatatatatatatatatatatatacacatacatatacatatatatatatatatatatatatatattatatatatatatatatatataatatatattatatacatatatatatatacacacatccatccaaccacacacatacacacacacacacacaaaacacacacacacacacacacaccacacacacccacacacacacacacacacacaacctatatatatatatatatatatatataaaatattataatatatatatatatatatatatatatatatatacatatataatatatttaaaatatatacatatatatatatatatatatatatatatatatatattatatatatgtatacgtatatatatatatatatatatatatatatatatatatatatatatatatatatatatatattatatatatatatactataatatatatattatatatatatatatatatatatatatatatatatattatatgttatacacacacacatcaatacacacaacacacacacacaacacactaaaatatatattatatataatatatatattttatatatattatataaaatatattatattatatatatatatatatatttgtacacaccacacaccacaccaacacatatatatatatatatatatatatatatatattatatatatatatatatatatatatatatatatatatatatatatatatgtgtatgtctgtgtatctgtgtgtgtgtttatgtgtgtgtgtgtgtgcgtgttcacgcacacacaggcatatacacaacgcattttatctatttatttattagcttttatcatttaaaaattccTCTTCCTTAAGCCAGCCTAAAGCAAGATATCCCAGTCCTTATCTGCTCGAACAAACATCCAAGCTGACTCTTCTCAGAAAGGAATACCTTAGCATAGTCATTATACAGTATATGGCACTCAaacccatacacgcacacacaacacatacatgtatattatatatatatatatatattatatatatatatatatatatatatatatatatatatatatatatatatatatatatatatatatatatatgtgtgtgtgtgtgtgtgtgtgtgtgtgtgtgtgtgtgtgtgtggtgtgtgtgtgtgtgtgtggttgtgtgtaaaacacacataccctatatatatatatatatatatatatatatatatatatataatatatatatatatatatatatatatatatatgtatttatatatacatatatatatatatatataatatatatatattatatatatatatatatatatgtatatatatatatatatagtatatattttatattttttttttttttttttttttttacagccattcataccACTGCAGGgcaaggcctctctcaattcattactaagAGGTTTAtatgacaaccacacacactacacacacacaccacactcaaaatcacaaacacacacagacactgcaatatatatattatattatatatatatatataaaatatctatatatagtaatatatagtatatatatatattatatatatgtatatatatatatagtatatatatatatatatatattgcatgtgtctgtgtgtgcttgtgattgtgagtgtgtgtgaatttattcgTAAACCATATTAATGGTTTATTCATAAATGTCCTTACGAGAAAGCTGTCAACAAACCTAGAGCAAGATAACTCGCCAGAAAACGGCtcaagaccagaaaaaaaaatccttatcagCACGGACACACCACGACAAACACCCAAAATAAAACGTCAAAACCTCGACTTATCTCAAAAAGAACTGCAGGACTTACATTCACTTCCCAGACGATCTTGTAAGGAGCAGGGTTGGCTTCCACCTCGCACTCGAAGTACACGTCGCTGCCCTGCTTTATGGCTCCGGGGACCAGGTTCTTCCCGATCCGCAGGCGAACAACAGGGGCGTCTGTGtattaaaaaggagagagagaaggtaagtgTGAGACGTATGTATTGCGGGGAAAAaagtagattttctttttttacccaagGACAGAAGtgtctgtatttctatttattatttctctatctttatattgtgtatgtatttttctaaTCCGTCGTCACTGTCTCTTGGTTTATAGGTTCTATATCCATGTCATTTTTCTTCATACCTGTCTTTCAATCTGTctgccagtctatctatctagacactcgcccccccccaaaaaaaaaaatatatatatgtatatgcatataatatatatatatatatatatatatatatatatatatatatatatatatatatatatatatatatatatatatatgtgtgtgtgtgtgtgtgtttgtgtgtgtgtgtgtgtgtgtgtgtgtgtgtgtgtgtgtgtgtgtgtgtgtgtgtgtgtgtgtgtgtgtgtgtgtgtgtttgttgtgtgtgtgtgtgcatctatggttatatatatatatatatattatatatatatatatatatatatatatatatatatatatatatatatattatatatataaatagataataatgtattataatagaatatataatatatagacgatatatgttatatattatagatatatatctatacataaatcatatatatgaatatattatatatatttatatattattatattatatattatatcatatgatatgatataatatatactattgaataatttcacattatatatatccatatacacttacatattatatacagagaGGAAAAATGTATCTgtaaaggaaatatgaaaatcaGACCGTGTCTGTTTATTCATTAGGGGGAAAAATccttacataaatgcataaagaCAGAATGTAACTCGTGGCAAagctccccttttcccattcatatatttatcatatgaaTGAATGCAGAGCAAGGTAGCCTAGTTCGAATACATTTCACACTGTTATAACGCTCCCATATTACAGCCGTTACATAATTACGAACGAAAACATGCTATACATTATGTATTCCCGATTTACATAACTGACCGttctggagagagaaaaatgcaattACAGGGCAGGACAAAGGCTTAAAAAagacggcaataataataacaagatttaTTGTTGAGAAAGATCGATGTTTTGACAGAGGCACGATTGTGGAGGTGTTTGTGTCGAATTCCTTTTGAATGGGCCTTTGTGTCTCGATGATTAGTTTATACGTCACGTAAGAAGGCGGTTTATTTGAAGACTGACTGGAAAGANNNNNNNNNNNNNNNNNNNNNNNNNNNNNNNNNNNNNNNNNNNNNNNNNNNNNNNNNNNNNNNNNNNNNNNNNNNNNNNNNNNNNNNNNNNNNNNNNNNNTTtatgaataggggggggggggatttcacattttatttttatatcttaagcacaacgtaaacaaaaacacacaaccacaccacacacacacacacacacacaaccacaacacacacacactatatatatatatatatatatatatatatatacatataacatatatacatatatacatacacacaggtaaaagagaaaatgatacagAAAATCTGATCCATAAAACATTCATGAATATAAAAACCAAGCAGCTTATCTCCCGACATCTTTTCTCTATCAAGAGCATTCAAATAAATAATACCAGGGCTTTCATAAAACATTTCCTCATTTCTGGTATCGCGCCAAGTGATCTGGTATTCTCGACGCGTTGCTAGCACACTTAAAGTATAAATATTGTAAACATTTCTTTTAACCTCATCTTTTTTAGGGGAGAGGATAGCCAACGTGCCTCAACTTCTGTGCTAcaaattcctcccttttttcttggtAAAGTTATGTATATCAGTGTCAAATTGTGTATACATTTTGGCGTATAAAAGTTTTGTACGTATGTGTTTAGCAACGCGAAGTTTTGGGTAACGTAcgaagtttttttgtgtgtgtgtgtgtgcgcgcgcgtgtgtttttaGCTTTTATGTTACAGTGTGTTTTAAgtgccttttctcccccctcccccttctcctcccccatcccccccaccctttcctctatcctgtaccctcccccctcctctctctcttcctccctcggtTCTTTATCACTCTccccacctctcactctctcctctctctagtacggtctctctccccgctctctccatccctgttattttttctttcttttcctatctatctccttttcctcctcatattTCTTCTCATCTCCTACTTCCAAatcaaccttttcttttttcgtggtCTTTGCATTACCCTCCTCCcagtcccccctctcctttctctcgttctctcctctcccctttctctcgttctctcctctcctactttctctcgtactctcctcttctctttctctcgttctctcgtcttcttctttctcacattctctcctcttctttctctcgttctctcctcttctcctttcttcgatctctcgtcctctcctttctctcgttctcttctcgtctcctttctctcgttccctcctctccttctttctctcgttctctcgtcttctcctttctctcattctatcctcctcttctttctctcgttctctcctccttcccttctccgttctctccttcattccctcactccttttcgcaacaatttctttttcttttttatcattgtttccttcctttctctcttctccttcaccctctttatctttaatctcatctctctcccatttcttgggatataatgatgatatatatatctctgtctgtatctatatctttgtctatctatctatctatctatctatctatctatctatctatctatctatctatctaactctatctatctatctatctatctatctaactctatctatctatctatctatttttctatctacttactctatctatctatttatctatctacctacctctgtctatctatatccatctttcGATCTATCTAAATTTTCATCCTTCTAATAACCTATTTACATCTATCTCTCGATCTTTTTTGtattcctatctgtctatctatctgtctgtctgtctgtctgtctatttacatgcctttatttatatatgtgaattttTCTTACACTTAGTCTTTCTTTTGATCTAAGTGCACATATTACTGTATTATCCTATATCCCTctatttctcatctttcttccggttccttcacctccccttccccctcatcctcttaaattgtgtgtctctgtgttatCACTATCTAACACATACCTTATTATCTTCCAGTCTCTCCACTCTTTTTCATTagcatacatactctctctctctctctctctctctctctctctctctctctctatctctctctctctcacagtttctctttcatttctctttcccttattttctctttcattcttctctctctctctctctgtctctgtctctgtctctatctctgtctctgtctgtctctctctctctctctctctctctctctctctctctctctctctctctatccctccctcctctatccatcttttcttttccctgacACGACAGCTTCATTATGCGAAGAAAagtgtctttctctcctcattccatCACATCACCCTTTacttccttcctactcctccaattcctcctccccctctacctcttcttcttcttcttcttcttcatcttcttctttctcttctttttcttctttctcctcctcctcctcgtcctctcctcctcctcttcccttcctccattcctccttctccctccttcctcccttcctccattcctccttctccctccctcctcccttccaccatccctccttctctctccctccttccatcctccattcctccttctccctccctcctcccttcctccattccttcttctccctcccctccttttcgttATCTCTGACCATCCCGGATCGCCTCGGTTCGTCTGTGTCATCTTAACAGCAAGAACTTCTAATTCATATACCTGCTGTAAGGACACTTTCCAACTTTGCGTTTGTTTGCCTTGCAGAGATATTTCTTGTCTCTGTATaagtacgcgcgtgtgtgtgcgtgcgtgcgtgcgtgcgtgtgtgtgtgtgtgtgtgtgtgtgtgtgtgtgtgtgtgtgtgtgtgtgtgtgtgtgtgtgtgtgtgtgtggtttgtgggagTGATtttatttgttcgtgtgtgtgtgcatgtaggtggATGGATGATTAGCAGGAGtgattctgtttgtgtgtgcaagtAGGGGGTGAGTATGATTGTGGgcatttgtatgtgtctgtggatAGGTATGAGGACTGAGTGCGTAACTGAGGGGataactgtatgtatgtttgtgtgtatgtttttaaataactggcatgttttttgtgttatgtatgtatgataccttaagtgtgtagtgtgttgtaagGGCATAAGTATGTGTGCGTTAGTTTGTATATTgaagtatatatgaaaaagtcACCCTCGACGTATGCATTCATAACCACGGAAACGGAAGAGGGATATtagagaacataaaaaaagaattagagaacataaaaaaaaagaccgaaaacAACACTCACACTGGACGTTGAGAATGACATCATCGGAAATAGCGCTCCCGGCGATGGCAGGATTAGAGGCCTGGCACTTGAGTTTCTTCTGGTGGTCGTGCTCCCTCGGGACCATCACCAGGGAGCCAGTCGTCCTCTCGCTGGAGCTGGATctctgtgagggagggaggacgggaggatgAGCACGAGTGGAGTAAAGGGCGGGGGTGCGGAGGGGGGACAACGAGAGGAtgtgaacgatatatatatatatatatatatatatatattatatatatatatatatatatattaatgtgtatatatatacatatataataatatagtatatatataatataatatataatatatatatagtatatagataatcatgtatatatatatacattatattatattatatataagtatatatatatatatagtaatatatatatataatatagagatgatataagaataagtatatatatatattaatataaattattatatatatatatatatatatatatatgtatatatataaaatttatatatatattgcatatactatatacatatatatatatatatatctatatatatatatatatatatatatattatatattatctatgtgtgtatatatatataatatactaaatataaaaagactaaaattacgatatatatacaaaatatattattcaatatatatctaatatatcgaCACTAAATAAAAGGAACCTTAATACGATGATTTATCGCaactaaagaaaatatgatattatCGTTCAATAAAATTTACTGCTTAATTTAAAATTTGCACACGTCAATCATATAATTAAAAGTGCAGCAGAATTTCATTAGAACCAAGCGAGAGAAATGCCATGAATGAGGAAAATGCACAGACAaagtaaaagagaggggaaacatttatatatatatataatatatatatatatatatatatatatatatatatatatatatatatatatatatataatatatatacatatatataacgacaAGAGGAAATTTAGTATTAAAACACACgtgaaggaatagaaaaaggTAGTGAGGTATTAGAAAGACATGAATACAGgaagggcaatatatatatatatatatatatatatatatatatatattttatatatatatatatatatatatatatatatatatatatatatatgaatgtatgtatgtatgtatgtatgtatataagagaaggagaaaagattgAGACACAGCAAACAAatgcagaaagagaagagagagagagagagagagagagagagagagagagagagagcacaagaaTCAGAAGGAGAAAGACAATACCGATTGATGTCAAACGACGTCCCAGCATTAGATGCATTGAAAGAGGgacctgtgagtgtgtgtgacgaGTGAATAATTACAAGTATATAAGCAATTAACGGTAATTACCTGGCATTCGTCGCTTAATATTAATCATtaagagagtgatggagagagagagagagagagagagagagagagagagagagagagagagagaggaaagaagagagaagaagagagagagagagagaagagagagagagagagaggaagagagagagagagagagagagagagagagagagagagagagagagagagagagagagagagagagagagagagagagagagagagagagagagagagagaagagtatatatatattatattatattatatattatatgagagagagagaggagagagagagagagagagagagagagagagagcacagacgCCAGAACAAGAGGAGAGCGGAGCGAAGGAAACCTCACATGGAACACTAAAACCCCAACAGTCACAAGAGCAGCGCCGTATAATCTAATTCTGACACCTCGAGTTAAAATTTACATATAGCAGGTAGGCCTATGCTGTAGGATGATGACCCACAAGAGAGTGCAGTTAAAAAAGGCGAATATGTGACACAAATTAcatgaaaagggaggaggaaggagaccgAAACCAGAAAGAGAACAAGATGCCAAGAGGAATATTTTTTTACTGTGAAAAGGTATGACGATACTctaggaaaatggaagaggtggATAAAGGACGAAATGATAGGTCgccaagaatatatatgtatatatataatatgtatatatatatatatatatatatatatatatattatatatatatatatatatgttaatatatatatatataatataaatatataatatatatatatatatatatatatatatatatataatatatatatatatatatatatatatatataattttatatatatatatatatatgcttgtgtgtgtgtgtgtgtgtgtgtgtgtggtgggggtgtgtgtgtgtgtgtgtgtgttgtatgaaaacaaacacacgcatacacaaaacacacacacacacacacacacacacacacacacataaaaaaaaatatatatatatatatatatatatatatatatatatatatatattatatatatatataaaatatatatatatgtatgtgtattatatatatatatatataatataatatcttatatatatatatatatatatatatatatgtatatatatattatatatattatatatatatatgtgtgtgtgtgtgtgttgtgtggtgtggggtgttgtgtgtgtgtgtgtgtgtgtgtgtgtgtgtgtgtgtgtgtgtgtgtatgtgcgtgtgtatgtatgtatgtatatctatctatctatctatctatctatctgtcttctatatatgtacacacacacacacacacacacacacacacacacacaacacacacacacacacaaatatatatatattatatattatatatatatatatatatacatatatactatatatatatatataatatattatatagatatatatattttatatatatatatatatatatatatatatatataatgcacacacacacatatatatatatgcatatatatatatattatattatatctatatatatatatatataatatatatatatatattttatatattatatatatatatacatatacacaaatacctgACACAGTGTTAGTAGGTatgggagataaagggagggagagagaaaagaaagaagcccACAGGGAAGCCCCGGAAAGTTCTGGGTCACAAAAGACACGTTAAAACACAGCCCATCGACACGAAGCAAGCCGTGTAAGTGGTCCCTTGTTGTCCAGGTCGtgtagggaggaagaagggaggtaggaaggaagggggagaatgaggagggaaggagggggtaaggaggggagaaggaggaaaaggaatgggaagggaggagggaggaaggaaaggagaagggggaaaaggaaggaggaaaaggaggaaataaggggaagggagaatgaaggagaaggaagggggaggaagggtgggaggaagaaaggagagaggggaggagagagagagaaaaaagggagggggagggaagaaggaaggaggaaagacttagggaagaagaaaagagagaggaagaaaagacagacgagggaggataaaaggagagatagaaggaaaggagagtgaaggaaaaggagggtggaatagaatagggaggaagaaaacgaagagaggacgaaagggaaaagggaagaaaacgaaagaggcaaaaaaacagatgaaacaggaaagggaaagaaaagaaaagaatggagggagtaagaaaagggaaaggataggagaaaagggaaagaaaaagggaaggagaatgggggagggagaaataagagagaaggacaCAGAAAGGacgaataaaaagacaaagagaagaaagtaagaaagaaaatcgaCAGAAAATTCCACCAAGGAGTTAATTAGAAgaccttttttcttattactatggAAATCGATGccagtatcatcgttattaatactggcctgaaaattattataatatcaaaatcctaatatcaataacaaatctTCCGGCGAAAATCAGGGAAAACAGAAACCAAGTGAGATATGTAGGGATAATAATTGACTTCTTGGTAACTCAGTACTTcaagagccatctatgtgtaaatacaataactaaactaaaatcacagtgttATGGTATGTATGTCTTGGCATCCGAACACAGAGGGTTAAGGGATGTTTTGAGGATATTCCCAAATAACAGCAATATCTGTTGACTGATACGAAGAGAAATTGATAAGGTGAGCAATTTATTAGcagtaaaaaggaaaatcacTGATTTTTCCATGATCAATGGTCTAAAACAACAGAAGTGAAACGAAGATGAAATACAGGATTATACCAGAACCATTGTTGCATCTTTCAATAAATGCATCtttcatgaataatgataataataataataataataataataataataataataataataataataataataatagtaataataataacaaatgaataaacaaataaatagataaacgttAAACAATAACAAACGAATCCAAAACTGATCAACTCGTCCGAAACGTACCGTATGAGCTCTGTTGGCCTCGACTTCCTTGCCCTGCTCGAACCAGGTGATGACAGGTGCAGGTCTCGACCCTTGACTCTCGCAGGTGAAGGTATACTGACGACCTGCTATAAGGGGGTTTTCGGGCACGTGGATCTGCACACTCAGAGGTCGTACTGGAGGAGAGAAATGCATGTATTCTTACATTACTTATATTTTCTGTCGGATCTCCCtaatctgtagtttttttttttaatttctttttcggaTGAGAAGAATATTAATTTAATTCTTAAACAAGAATGTTTTGTATATTCTTGTTATGATATGTCTATAATTtgctataatatatctttatgtacCTATAcgcattattcatttattaagatCCATATTCATCCAAGAGCGAcacaaggaaaagaaattaaataaaaaagggagacaaCAAATAGAATGAGGATAACACGgaataaaacataaatgaaaaagggagacaaagaggagaaaaaacgaaaaaaactgacaacaatagaataaaaagcccccccacccaaaaaaaaaaaaataataataataatgagcaaataaataaaaatagataaataaatacataaataatgataaaaaaaataaaaattaaatcacgAAATTAGATCAGGAGACTCACGGTTCATCTCTATAGTGACCTCCTGCATGAGTGGCTTTTTCTGGTTGTTATTCTGAGCCTGACACGAAAAATTCTTCTTGTGGTAAGTTCTCGTGACCTCGTTGATGCGTAGCTCTGACCTGATGTGACCCGCCGACGTCACGTACGACCTTCTCTCGACGAGGGTTTGGTCTGACCACCACGACACTGTAGGCTGGGGACGACCTGTTGATAAATGGGGAGAGGTTAGTACAGAGATGGGTGGATAGAGGGTAGGGATGTTGGATAAGCGGGGAGCGGATGTTTGTGAATTGTGggggaaaagaacaaacaaataatggcattaatgatattggtaataataataataataataataataataataataataataatcacgataataatgatgatgatgatgatgaaatgatgatgatgatgatgatgatgatgatgatgatgatgatgatgatgatgatgatgatgatgatgatgattataataataataatgataataataataataataataatttgagcatgcgatggaaggaaggatgggtaaagagagagggagaggacgcgAGCGAGCTAGATGGaatgatagacagactgatagatagatggagaggggtGGGGTAGAGAGATAGTGCAGAAaagtagacagagatagacacatTGATGcagaatgatggatagatagatactactTCCTTATCCcacatttgaagaaaaaaatatattactgtcTAGAATGTCACCcagaagaagatggaaaataaagaaaaaggcagaAGTGAGATGAGAAAGAGTaagctcccccccaaaaaaaaaaggaaaaaaagtcaagatGGAGAAATGAATTAGgggaaaaataagttaaaatcCACGTGGTAAAAATGGGAGAAACCACTTGCGATTTCTGAATTTATCGCGACCAAAAACCCGTTCGCATTGATAATTAATCACGGGGCGGCCAGCTTACCAAAAGCAATTTCATAATCGGATGATCTTCTCTGATGAATTATGAAATAGC
This window encodes:
- the LOC119570065 gene encoding hemicentin-2-like, translating into MVMDKVGPINEGSPLFLACEVKGGRPQPTVSWWSDQTLVERRSYVTSAGHIRSELRINEVTRTYHKKNFSCQAQNNNQKKPLMQEVTIEMNLRPLSVQIHVPENPLIAGRQYTFTCESQGSRPAPVITWFEQGKEVEANRAHTRSSSSERTTGSLVMVPREHDHQKKLKCQASNPAIAGSAISDDVILNVQYAPVVRLRIGKNLVPGAIKQGSDVYFECEVEANPAPYKIVWEVNNEEVHHNTSAGVILSANSLVLQGVERSSAGTYTCSATNTQGTQRSNPVRLDIMCKCTVLRLCS